A window of Terriglobus sp. RCC_193 contains these coding sequences:
- a CDS encoding SDR family oxidoreductase yields the protein MQIKGNTILITGGGSGIGRGLAEAFHKEGNRVIIAGRRKSVLDEVVAANPGMNAEILDIDSADAVKSFANSLIAKYPNLNAVMHNAGVMRNEKLADGNTEDAEATIATNLLGPIRLNSALLPHLLQQPSATVMTVTSGLAYVPLSMTPTYCATKAAIHSYTQSLRFQLKDTGVQVIEIIPPYVQTELMGDRQKNDPAAMPLADYLRETFAILRDQPDVEEVIIDRVKPLRFAAEGGDYATFFRTFNERMIAARPNG from the coding sequence ATGCAGATCAAAGGCAACACAATCCTGATTACAGGCGGTGGCAGCGGCATTGGCCGCGGACTGGCTGAGGCATTTCACAAAGAAGGTAATCGCGTCATCATTGCAGGACGTCGTAAGTCTGTTCTGGATGAAGTAGTCGCCGCAAACCCCGGCATGAACGCAGAGATTCTCGACATTGACAGTGCGGACGCAGTCAAGTCATTTGCGAATAGCCTGATTGCAAAGTACCCCAATCTGAATGCGGTCATGCATAACGCAGGTGTCATGCGGAACGAAAAGCTGGCGGATGGCAACACAGAAGATGCCGAGGCCACGATTGCAACGAATCTTCTGGGACCGATCCGACTAAACTCCGCGCTGCTGCCACACTTGCTGCAGCAGCCGTCTGCGACCGTGATGACCGTGACCAGCGGACTGGCCTATGTGCCGCTGAGCATGACGCCTACCTACTGCGCTACGAAAGCTGCGATTCACAGCTATACCCAGTCGCTGCGCTTCCAGTTAAAAGACACGGGCGTCCAGGTAATCGAGATCATTCCGCCGTATGTGCAGACGGAACTTATGGGTGACCGCCAGAAAAATGACCCTGCAGCGATGCCACTGGCGGATTATCTGCGTGAAACGTTCGCTATTCTGCGCGATCAGCCGGATGTGGAAGAGGTGATTATTGACCGCGTGAAGCCGCTGCGTTTTGCAGCGGAAGGCGGCGATTACGCGACTTTCTTCCGCACCTTTAACGAACGTATGATTGCCGCGCGCCCGAATGGTTAA
- a CDS encoding toxin-antitoxin system HicB family antitoxin, which translates to MESPRHENIPVRIALSLRQQAEELAHQQGISLNHFVTQALEEKIVRMQNPPLAAFANRLRSAG; encoded by the coding sequence ATGGAGTCCCCGCGACACGAAAACATACCGGTTCGAATTGCGCTCTCTCTTCGGCAACAGGCCGAAGAACTTGCGCATCAACAGGGTATTTCTCTAAACCACTTTGTTACCCAGGCGCTGGAGGAGAAAATCGTGCGCATGCAGAACCCGCCACTGGCGGCTTTTGCGAACCGTCTGCGATCTGCAGGTTAA
- a CDS encoding putative bifunctional diguanylate cyclase/phosphodiesterase, producing MIIALAIMLCFMTQVSAAILLRKTAKPWRSTRYAYPIASILAAAGMRYLMLWVSHAPHPQNILLEDHPAQLQVPPFAVPIIIGVAVLLLCAAHAVLFLYWRSVQWSRGLAEAEREKEIAKAMAEQRAMRMQNETLLEEIRERKRAEANLAAFAFTDPVTGLHNRSYLNERLLTALQRKGIRTYTHRALLYIDLDNFKSANDMLGHIQGDALLKELAKRLRKLVPEEDVVVRLGGDEFAVLLNCTTDAASALRFAHQLLTALEHPVEIAGNSLHLSASIGLCMIDADYTDPEIAVRDADLAMYCAKREGGARVVVFVPEMYTNMLRAIEDRKELKRAIEEEEFVLWYQPLVDMQDGSIYGSEALIRWQHPIKGLLGPYTFIRLAEETGRIIDIGNWVLRKACGDFHKFQEKSLKPLLLSLNVSSKQLELPGYFDLLVRTLEETGMPAHQLQLEITESILMSDPALMGPLLQKIRALGIKIAFDDFGTGYSSLSYIQKFPVDTLKIDQSFVRSLIDSPVNGKIIQLILGMSEALGMSVSVEGVETEFEATTLLRFGCRIAQGFLYSRPVEIETFFSLLKRKSLRPPETIRQPAA from the coding sequence GTGATCATCGCGCTTGCGATCATGCTGTGCTTTATGACTCAGGTCTCTGCTGCGATCCTGCTCCGTAAGACAGCAAAGCCATGGCGCAGTACACGGTATGCCTATCCCATTGCAAGCATTTTGGCCGCAGCCGGTATGAGGTACCTGATGCTGTGGGTTAGCCATGCGCCGCATCCTCAAAACATTCTGCTGGAGGACCACCCCGCGCAGCTACAAGTGCCACCATTCGCTGTGCCAATCATCATTGGAGTAGCAGTGCTGCTGCTGTGTGCCGCGCATGCGGTGTTGTTTCTCTATTGGCGAAGTGTTCAATGGAGTCGCGGATTGGCGGAGGCGGAACGTGAGAAAGAAATCGCAAAAGCAATGGCAGAGCAAAGAGCAATGCGCATGCAGAACGAAACACTCCTGGAAGAAATTCGGGAACGCAAACGTGCGGAAGCGAATTTAGCCGCATTTGCTTTTACTGACCCTGTTACGGGCCTGCATAACCGCAGCTATCTCAATGAACGTTTGCTGACAGCACTTCAAAGAAAAGGAATTCGTACCTACACCCATCGCGCCCTGCTTTATATCGATCTGGATAACTTCAAATCTGCAAACGACATGCTGGGTCACATACAAGGTGATGCGCTACTGAAGGAACTGGCAAAGCGGCTGCGGAAACTGGTGCCAGAAGAAGATGTGGTGGTACGACTGGGAGGAGATGAATTTGCCGTCCTGCTTAACTGCACAACAGACGCTGCCAGCGCACTGCGATTTGCTCATCAACTGTTGACGGCTCTGGAGCACCCTGTCGAAATTGCGGGTAACTCGTTGCATCTCTCAGCCTCCATCGGATTATGCATGATCGATGCTGACTATACCGACCCGGAGATCGCTGTTCGCGACGCGGATCTGGCAATGTACTGTGCCAAACGCGAAGGCGGAGCACGTGTTGTCGTCTTTGTTCCTGAGATGTACACCAATATGCTGCGGGCCATTGAAGATCGCAAAGAGTTAAAACGCGCCATCGAAGAAGAGGAATTTGTCCTGTGGTATCAACCTCTCGTAGACATGCAGGACGGTTCCATCTATGGCTCTGAGGCATTAATTCGCTGGCAGCATCCGATCAAGGGATTGCTGGGACCCTATACCTTTATCAGGCTTGCGGAAGAGACGGGCCGCATCATCGATATTGGAAACTGGGTATTGCGTAAGGCATGCGGCGATTTTCATAAGTTCCAGGAAAAGTCACTGAAACCACTTCTGCTTTCTCTCAATGTTTCGTCGAAACAACTGGAGTTACCGGGATATTTTGACCTTCTGGTGCGGACACTGGAAGAAACCGGCATGCCAGCGCACCAGTTACAACTGGAAATTACAGAGAGCATCCTCATGAGCGACCCAGCACTTATGGGGCCGCTTCTACAAAAAATCCGTGCACTCGGCATCAAGATTGCTTTTGACGACTTCGGCACCGGATACTCTTCCCTGAGCTATATTCAGAAGTTTCCCGTTGATACGCTGAAAATCGATCAGAGCTTTGTTCGCTCCCTCATCGATTCGCCCGTCAACGGCAAGATTATTCAACTCATCCTTGGAATGAGCGAAGCATTGGGCATGAGTGTTTCGGTAGAAGGTGTGGAAACAGAGTTCGAAGCGACAACCCTTTTGCGTTTCGGATGTCGTATCGCACAAGGCTTTCTCTACAGCAGGCCTGTGGAGATAGAAACATTCTTCAGCTTGCTGAAAAGAAAGAGTCTGCGACCACCCGAAACCATTCGCCAGCCTGCAGCATAA
- a CDS encoding Flp family type IVb pilin, which produces MHISRICKDFAEDESGQDLIEYALIAGLIGLVAVATLQTLATSLTGLLGRIQAKLDAIT; this is translated from the coding sequence ATGCATATCTCTCGTATTTGTAAAGACTTCGCAGAAGATGAGTCAGGCCAGGACCTGATTGAGTACGCGTTGATCGCCGGGCTAATCGGCCTGGTTGCAGTTGCAACCCTGCAAACCCTGGCGACTTCTCTTACCGGCTTGCTCGGACGTATCCAGGCAAAGCTGGACGCCATCACTTAG
- a CDS encoding prepilin peptidase, translating into MTSHAVVLQGYTAMVALCAAVMDVRTRRIPNWFTLSSLVGAFLLQVMLGGLHALLLSFAAAAIAGSLFAVMFLAGGMGGGDVKLIAAIAAGIGLADTGALLMCTVLCGGALAVCMMVRHGRVVESFRNTGRIMLHHYENGLEPHPELNVRNRRNLRLPYAVAITAGTLLTISLEKVGK; encoded by the coding sequence ATGACATCACATGCAGTTGTCTTGCAGGGGTATACCGCTATGGTCGCCCTCTGCGCTGCGGTTATGGATGTTCGGACGCGACGTATTCCGAACTGGTTCACTCTGTCTTCGCTGGTCGGAGCTTTTCTGCTTCAGGTAATGCTTGGTGGGTTGCACGCATTGCTTCTATCGTTTGCCGCTGCGGCGATTGCGGGATCCCTGTTCGCAGTGATGTTTCTTGCAGGCGGAATGGGGGGCGGCGACGTGAAGTTGATTGCTGCGATTGCGGCAGGCATTGGTCTTGCGGATACGGGGGCGCTTCTCATGTGCACTGTTCTCTGCGGAGGGGCGCTCGCAGTTTGCATGATGGTGCGGCATGGTCGTGTTGTGGAATCGTTTCGTAACACGGGCCGCATCATGCTGCATCACTATGAAAATGGGCTGGAGCCACATCCGGAACTGAACGTCCGCAACCGTCGCAATCTTCGCTTACCGTATGCGGTCGCCATTACCGCGGGAACCCTTCTCACCATTTCACTTGAGAAGGTTGGGAAATAA
- the cpaB gene encoding Flp pilus assembly protein CpaB, with protein sequence MQTRRTVVALTVSLTVSGIFTLWLGHRISQQQSIHSGKLAYVALAKNMDAGEVIRAEDLKVVSWPADTPLQGGYVHSQDVVGKATLYPMQEGEPVQARQLASTAGLSARIPAGMRAISLKSNEVVGVAGYLLPGTRVDVLVTVRAAASPDPVTSIVLQDAQVLTAGEKMQPDPDGHASRVDVVTLLVAPEDAEKIVLASTQGTVHFVLRNGTDHAVANSEPVHIAALAMQTSTVAAPITTEPKPLAQSPPRPVHAKPAKASYSIQVRRGDKDSVETF encoded by the coding sequence ATGCAAACGCGTCGCACCGTCGTAGCACTTACTGTCTCACTTACCGTATCCGGTATTTTCACGCTTTGGTTAGGTCATAGGATTTCGCAGCAGCAGTCTATTCATTCCGGCAAGTTAGCCTACGTCGCGTTGGCAAAAAATATGGACGCTGGTGAGGTTATCCGAGCCGAGGACCTGAAGGTGGTTTCGTGGCCTGCCGATACGCCTTTGCAGGGAGGCTATGTCCACAGTCAGGATGTCGTCGGGAAGGCGACCCTCTATCCAATGCAGGAAGGAGAGCCTGTTCAGGCGCGCCAACTCGCATCCACGGCGGGGCTCTCTGCACGCATCCCTGCGGGTATGCGCGCTATTTCTCTTAAGTCAAATGAAGTCGTTGGTGTAGCGGGTTATCTTCTTCCCGGAACACGTGTTGATGTCCTGGTAACAGTTCGCGCTGCGGCATCACCGGATCCTGTTACGTCGATTGTGCTGCAGGACGCGCAGGTGCTGACTGCGGGCGAGAAGATGCAACCCGACCCAGATGGCCATGCCAGCCGCGTGGATGTTGTAACGCTTCTGGTCGCACCGGAGGATGCGGAGAAGATCGTTCTTGCCAGCACGCAGGGTACAGTCCACTTCGTTTTGCGTAACGGTACAGACCACGCCGTTGCGAACAGTGAACCAGTACACATTGCAGCATTGGCGATGCAGACGTCGACCGTTGCCGCTCCGATTACGACAGAGCCAAAGCCTTTAGCCCAGTCACCGCCAAGGCCTGTTCATGCTAAGCCAGCGAAAGCTTCTTACAGCATCCAGGTGCGTCGCGGTGATAAGGATTCCGTGGAGACATTCTGA
- a CDS encoding pilus assembly protein N-terminal domain-containing protein, which produces MPRLHSFEQIAICLALTATFAPESANARRPRPHHAATPVAVGATESNSASAPVSDRGAAPSSASEPTPRMVSAVLSDTPTHILIGRSAYITSQKRLSRIYITNPTVLSAYTATPNEVLVTAKEPGVSSLMVWDESGETHTYFYSADVDTALLESVLTSALPNDTITVRSQGDRVLLSGTVASVNDSQTAEKLAAQYSKEVSNAIVVNSAVGHQIRLHVRIVEVDRTKLEQLGFNLFSTGGNTLGQSTTMQFPSGLTSTQGSSGSGSGSGGNSSTVGGKTVSVTNPLNFLLYSADLNIGAMVQDLEQRQVLQILAEPNITTMSGEKANFLAGGEFPFPVVQGGVSGLTSISVQFRPYGVRLEFLPQVNSDGSIQLKVSPEVSALDYTNAVQISGYTIPAISSRRADTQVVLRDGQTFAISGLLDQRTTDQLARTPGVASIPILGKLFKSKNINHSTTELLVLVTPEIVDPSKDQVKEPGLAVKMLERDTFDSKMQKERKQ; this is translated from the coding sequence ATGCCTCGCCTTCATTCTTTTGAACAAATTGCTATCTGCCTTGCCCTTACCGCGACATTCGCGCCTGAGTCAGCGAATGCTCGACGCCCTCGTCCGCATCACGCGGCTACGCCTGTGGCGGTAGGCGCGACCGAGTCTAACTCCGCTTCAGCACCTGTGTCCGATCGGGGAGCGGCTCCATCCTCCGCATCGGAACCCACGCCTCGCATGGTGAGCGCGGTACTGTCTGACACGCCCACGCACATACTTATCGGCCGCTCTGCTTACATTACGTCGCAGAAAAGACTGTCGCGCATTTACATAACAAATCCGACGGTATTGTCCGCATACACTGCTACGCCGAATGAAGTTCTGGTGACGGCTAAAGAGCCAGGCGTGAGCTCTCTGATGGTGTGGGATGAGAGTGGCGAAACGCACACTTACTTTTACTCAGCGGATGTAGATACAGCCCTTCTTGAAAGCGTGCTGACGTCCGCTCTGCCGAATGACACTATTACGGTGCGTTCGCAGGGAGACCGTGTCCTGCTCTCTGGAACGGTTGCCAGTGTAAACGATTCGCAAACTGCGGAAAAGCTTGCCGCGCAATATTCGAAGGAAGTCTCCAACGCCATCGTCGTGAACTCTGCAGTGGGGCACCAGATCCGTCTGCATGTGCGCATTGTGGAAGTGGATCGCACGAAGCTGGAGCAGCTGGGTTTCAACCTATTCAGCACTGGCGGAAATACCCTGGGGCAGAGCACTACGATGCAGTTTCCTTCCGGTCTTACTTCCACACAAGGAAGCAGCGGTAGCGGAAGCGGCAGTGGTGGTAACTCATCGACCGTGGGCGGGAAAACTGTTTCTGTAACAAACCCATTGAACTTCCTGCTTTACAGTGCCGATCTGAATATCGGTGCGATGGTGCAGGACCTGGAACAGCGGCAGGTATTGCAAATTCTGGCTGAGCCAAACATCACGACGATGAGCGGGGAAAAGGCTAACTTCCTTGCAGGTGGTGAGTTTCCTTTTCCTGTTGTTCAGGGTGGTGTCAGCGGGCTTACTTCCATCAGTGTGCAATTCCGGCCCTACGGTGTGAGATTGGAGTTTCTTCCGCAGGTCAACAGCGATGGTTCCATCCAGTTAAAGGTATCGCCTGAGGTCAGTGCGTTGGATTACACCAACGCAGTACAAATCAGCGGTTATACGATCCCCGCCATCTCCAGCCGTCGAGCCGATACACAGGTGGTGCTGCGTGATGGCCAGACGTTTGCCATCTCAGGCTTGCTGGATCAGCGGACGACCGACCAGCTTGCGCGGACGCCAGGGGTCGCGAGCATCCCCATTCTGGGCAAGCTTTTTAAGAGTAAGAACATTAACCACTCCACTACGGAGCTACTGGTGCTTGTCACCCCGGAGATCGTGGATCCTTCGAAGGATCAGGTCAAAGAGCCGGGCCTGGCGGTCAAGATGCTGGAACGCGACACGTTCGACAGCAAAATGCAAAAAGAGCGCAAGCAATAA
- a CDS encoding AAA family ATPase, whose translation MYHLNGTLDVVMLTIGTDARVTQELLDAVNTRNWSSTAFHFDRYLTTPRRPSVGQYIASSDGCLAFVDYDANPEEAAETSLYLSRVFPGKVLIVAIGKRMTSPAILAAMRAGCSEYLAKHSPQSELDILLDRFQEYCLTEIGSTAASGTVLSILGAKGGVGATSVAVHLAALIAQQHQRRTLLIDQQQILGHACVYLGIASDSHTLVEAVRNLRRMDSELLYGFVAHHPSGLDVLSSPDSSIGEHVIHPQEFARTIEFLRGEYDYIIVDCDRRQLDTWPAIANASSEIFLVTTPDVAAVRDLSRIADGLVITEGAASKLKIALNRYNAPQAVAAEQIEKVLKLPIVVKLPDSPAEMAHAANSGNTLKFSEDSPLAASLQTWSGKVAGMDAKPASGKNDHKKASARWRQLLPAW comes from the coding sequence ATGTATCACTTGAATGGAACTCTGGATGTAGTGATGCTTACGATCGGCACGGATGCGCGTGTTACTCAGGAACTTCTGGATGCAGTGAACACGCGCAACTGGTCCAGTACTGCATTTCATTTCGACCGCTACCTGACGACGCCTCGACGTCCTTCCGTCGGTCAATACATTGCTTCGTCGGACGGGTGCCTGGCATTCGTTGACTATGACGCAAATCCGGAAGAAGCTGCAGAAACATCGCTCTATCTTTCCAGAGTTTTTCCGGGGAAGGTTCTGATTGTAGCGATTGGAAAGCGCATGACGTCGCCCGCCATCCTGGCAGCCATGCGCGCGGGATGTAGCGAGTATCTTGCAAAGCATTCGCCTCAATCAGAGCTGGACATTCTCTTGGACAGATTCCAGGAATACTGCCTGACCGAAATAGGCAGCACCGCCGCTAGCGGAACAGTGCTTTCGATTCTGGGCGCAAAGGGAGGGGTAGGCGCCACCAGCGTGGCTGTCCATCTTGCGGCATTAATCGCGCAGCAGCACCAAAGAAGAACACTCCTCATTGATCAGCAACAGATCCTGGGCCACGCATGTGTCTATCTCGGTATTGCCAGCGATAGCCATACGCTTGTTGAGGCGGTGCGCAATCTCAGACGCATGGATAGCGAACTTCTCTACGGATTTGTTGCGCATCATCCCAGTGGACTGGATGTTTTGTCATCGCCGGATTCATCGATAGGAGAACACGTCATTCATCCGCAGGAGTTTGCGCGAACCATTGAATTTTTGCGCGGAGAGTATGACTACATCATTGTGGATTGTGACCGCAGGCAGTTAGATACATGGCCGGCCATCGCAAATGCTTCATCGGAAATTTTTCTGGTTACGACACCGGATGTAGCCGCGGTTCGAGATCTTTCCCGCATCGCGGATGGCCTGGTGATAACAGAGGGGGCAGCGTCAAAGCTCAAGATCGCGCTCAATCGCTATAACGCGCCGCAAGCAGTGGCTGCGGAACAGATAGAGAAGGTTCTAAAGCTACCCATTGTGGTGAAGCTCCCGGATAGTCCTGCAGAAATGGCACATGCAGCTAATTCCGGCAATACGTTGAAATTTTCCGAGGATAGCCCTCTGGCTGCGTCTCTGCAGACGTGGAGTGGCAAAGTCGCGGGTATGGATGCGAAACCTGCTTCAGGCAAGAACGACCATAAGAAGGCAAGTGCACGCTGGCGTCAGCTTCTGCCGGCCTGGTAA
- a CDS encoding CpaF family protein, giving the protein MGIQSMITIDELSTATPVRLSISEATQQELKSAVHRELLKRLDLERLVEFNQTHASQKQLFGIIQRIVVEQNVPLSVTERDRLTQEVLNEVFGLGPIEPLLHDPSVSDILVNTWNSVYVERRGLLEKTNIVFKDNRHLMHIIEKIVSAVGRRVDESSPMVDARLPDGSRVNAIIPPLAIDGPILSIRRFGNTPLTAEDLLRSKMLVPSMLEILRIAVHARLNIVVSGGTGAGKTTLLNVLSGFISERERIVTVEDSAELLLKQEHVVRLETRPPNLEGQGAIRQRELIINALRMRPDRIVVGEVRGEETLDMLQAMNTGHDGSLTTIHANSPRDAIARLETMAMMANVGLPEKAIRSQIAAAVHLIVQVARMSDGSRRITHITEIAGTQADVVALNDLFLFERRRGTQEGKVAGRFYSPGILPRFAGRLHDTPAQHLAALLNQSVEV; this is encoded by the coding sequence ATGGGCATCCAGAGCATGATCACAATCGACGAGCTGAGTACAGCGACACCGGTGCGCCTAAGCATATCTGAGGCCACGCAGCAAGAGCTGAAGTCTGCTGTGCACCGAGAGCTGTTGAAGCGACTTGATCTGGAACGTCTCGTTGAGTTCAATCAAACGCACGCCAGCCAGAAGCAGCTCTTCGGCATCATTCAACGCATCGTCGTGGAGCAGAATGTCCCTTTGAGCGTGACCGAACGTGATCGGCTGACACAGGAAGTGTTGAACGAGGTTTTCGGACTGGGGCCCATTGAGCCACTGCTGCACGATCCTTCCGTGAGCGACATTCTTGTCAACACATGGAACTCCGTTTATGTAGAACGCCGCGGCCTGTTGGAGAAGACGAACATCGTCTTCAAAGACAATCGCCATCTCATGCACATCATTGAGAAGATCGTCTCCGCCGTGGGCAGGCGCGTGGATGAGTCGTCTCCCATGGTGGATGCCCGATTGCCAGATGGTTCACGCGTGAATGCGATCATTCCGCCGCTTGCGATCGACGGACCCATCCTTTCCATTCGTCGGTTTGGGAACACACCTCTGACTGCGGAAGACCTGCTCCGTTCGAAGATGCTGGTGCCGTCCATGCTGGAGATTCTTCGTATCGCCGTTCATGCTCGTCTGAACATTGTGGTTTCAGGTGGAACAGGAGCAGGAAAGACGACACTGCTGAATGTGCTTTCGGGGTTTATCTCAGAACGTGAACGCATTGTTACGGTGGAAGACTCTGCGGAGTTGTTGCTCAAGCAGGAGCATGTGGTCCGATTGGAAACGCGACCGCCGAACCTTGAAGGTCAGGGTGCCATACGCCAACGCGAACTGATCATCAACGCTTTGCGTATGCGTCCTGATCGTATTGTGGTGGGCGAGGTGCGTGGCGAAGAGACGCTGGATATGTTGCAGGCCATGAATACAGGACACGATGGTTCGCTCACCACCATTCATGCAAATTCTCCGCGCGATGCGATTGCTCGCCTGGAAACAATGGCGATGATGGCGAACGTCGGCTTGCCGGAAAAGGCCATTCGTTCACAGATAGCAGCGGCCGTACACCTCATTGTCCAGGTGGCGCGTATGAGTGATGGATCCCGGCGTATCACGCACATCACAGAAATAGCAGGCACACAGGCAGACGTGGTTGCCTTGAACGATCTTTTTCTTTTCGAGCGAAGGCGTGGAACGCAGGAAGGCAAGGTAGCGGGCCGGTTTTATTCTCCTGGCATACTTCCACGGTTTGCAGGCAGGCTGCATGATACTCCGGCTCAACACCTGGCCGCCCTTCTGAATCAGAGTGTGGAGGTCTAA
- a CDS encoding type II secretion system F family protein, protein MLVLCFAVLTPLLFAAVMYATRPSPEITAAEARLHSLVATKAKVNGANTTQLPLEEKAPGTFFWLEQRLEGTEVLRRCQLLLLRSRSKWSAGELIVATVSLAWGVPLLVYLATGNVLLAIAGFAAGFVPTAWLQWKKQKRVRAFDAALPQSLEMFSRSLRAGHSIPVAIGILAEEAPLALRHDFVELHHDQNYGLPLREAFLAMLERIPSRDLHIFVTGVLIQKDTGGNLPDVMDRIVAVIRDRVRIQGEVRIHTAQGRLTGWILCLLPVILLLVINVMSPGYSRILLHDESGRKLLYAGVVLLAMGAITIHQIIRGIEV, encoded by the coding sequence ATGCTGGTTCTCTGTTTTGCCGTTCTGACCCCGCTTTTGTTCGCTGCAGTGATGTATGCGACGAGGCCTTCCCCTGAGATAACGGCAGCCGAAGCAAGGCTACATTCTCTGGTTGCCACAAAGGCGAAAGTCAACGGGGCTAATACAACTCAGTTGCCACTGGAAGAGAAAGCTCCCGGAACGTTTTTCTGGTTAGAGCAACGGCTGGAAGGAACAGAGGTACTTCGCCGTTGCCAGCTGTTGCTCTTGCGGTCGCGGAGCAAGTGGAGCGCTGGAGAGCTCATCGTTGCTACAGTTAGCCTGGCATGGGGCGTGCCGCTCCTGGTCTATCTCGCAACAGGCAATGTTCTTCTTGCAATCGCTGGGTTCGCCGCTGGGTTTGTTCCGACAGCATGGCTGCAATGGAAAAAACAGAAACGCGTCAGAGCATTTGATGCCGCATTGCCGCAGTCTCTGGAAATGTTTTCGCGCTCACTGCGCGCTGGCCATTCGATCCCCGTGGCCATCGGCATTCTCGCCGAAGAGGCGCCGCTTGCGCTTCGCCACGATTTTGTGGAACTGCATCACGATCAAAATTATGGCTTGCCGCTACGCGAAGCATTTCTTGCCATGCTTGAGCGGATTCCGTCACGCGACCTGCACATTTTTGTAACAGGCGTTCTGATACAGAAAGATACCGGCGGCAATCTTCCGGACGTAATGGATCGTATCGTGGCGGTCATCCGCGACCGTGTGCGGATTCAAGGAGAAGTGCGCATTCATACGGCACAGGGACGTCTCACGGGCTGGATTCTGTGTCTGTTGCCCGTCATTCTGCTGCTTGTGATTAACGTTATGAGTCCTGGCTATTCACGCATCCTTCTCCACGATGAGTCGGGCCGGAAGTTGCTCTATGCCGGTGTTGTTCTACTGGCCATGGGGGCCATCACGATTCACCAGATCATTCGCGGGATCGAGGTATGA
- a CDS encoding type II secretion system F family protein, giving the protein MNVVMIVFVLSAGFALFCTLMLVALPLLAAESEDMGRLRQVVEARSAIAKFHAPRLQDTVAGWTSTLSRRFGLQRNKQATEKLEAAGLRTPIQMDSFLAVQWIAPLAGLFAGSFVRGNPLLACVAFAAAGYLLPDIWLRRRIRRHKDRIRRSLPDALDLLNICVEAGLGLDQAMLRVSDELALSHPELYLELQRVQLEQRIGGGRIEAWKRFAERSGTEEVQSFVGMLTQSERFGTPISRALTRFADDLRLQRKQRAEEAAAKTKVKIVFPLVFFIFPCLFLVLLAPAILSLYGVLKDIQ; this is encoded by the coding sequence ATGAACGTCGTGATGATTGTCTTCGTACTCTCTGCAGGATTTGCTTTGTTTTGCACGCTGATGCTGGTGGCACTGCCATTGCTGGCCGCAGAGTCAGAGGACATGGGACGCCTCAGGCAAGTTGTGGAAGCCAGATCTGCGATTGCTAAGTTCCACGCTCCGCGTCTGCAGGACACTGTGGCTGGATGGACCTCAACCCTTTCACGACGATTCGGGCTGCAACGCAATAAACAGGCCACAGAGAAGCTTGAAGCAGCAGGATTGCGCACGCCGATTCAGATGGACAGTTTCCTGGCAGTGCAATGGATCGCTCCGTTGGCCGGTCTTTTCGCGGGGAGCTTCGTACGTGGAAATCCGCTTCTGGCATGTGTGGCTTTTGCCGCAGCCGGTTATCTGCTACCGGACATCTGGTTGCGTCGACGTATTCGTCGGCATAAGGACAGGATTCGAAGGTCGCTACCGGATGCGTTGGACCTGCTCAACATCTGTGTGGAGGCTGGTCTTGGGTTGGACCAGGCAATGCTGCGAGTTTCTGATGAATTGGCTCTCAGCCACCCAGAGCTATACCTGGAGCTTCAGCGCGTGCAGCTCGAACAACGAATAGGTGGCGGAAGAATCGAAGCATGGAAACGGTTTGCAGAGCGATCCGGTACGGAAGAGGTGCAATCCTTCGTTGGGATGTTGACACAATCCGAACGATTTGGAACGCCCATCTCTCGAGCACTGACTCGCTTTGCGGATGACCTGCGTCTGCAGCGCAAACAACGTGCTGAAGAAGCGGCTGCGAAGACAAAGGTGAAGATCGTGTTTCCGCTCGTCTTCTTTATCTTTCCGTGTCTGTTTCTCGTTTTGCTGGCACCGGCCATTCTCAGTTTGTACGGAGTGCTGAAAGATATTCAGTGA